The genomic DNA GCACCAGAAAATTGCAGACACCTCGTGGCTTTTCTCTTACAGTTTCGATCATTATACATTTGACATAAATCTCCAGTAAATTATTGGTAGTTAGACTGGAGGTGTGAAAACAAGCAACTATAGTGTCAGTTTAACTGTctcattctctttttcttaAGTCCCTGTGCATAAGTCTCAAACTAGTGATATATATGTGGCTGGAATATCATTGCGATCTTATTTTTGACAGTAATTTTCCCATCGATCACTgtctttattatattttcttttcatacctGCAGACGAgaatgtaaattgaaaaattgctcGACCACGTGTCTCGTTGGCTTGACGTTAATTGGAACAAcatatttttaccaaattttaacTGTCGTAAGTCTGTACCctgaaaaatgatttcctCCGACGGTGTGAATTCCTCGTCTTCTTCTCCGGTGTTCATATCTTTCTCCGTCAGGAAATTATCCTCGTCATTCCGTCGTCGAGAACAGTATTTACTGCTGCATATACCGGAGATTGTTAATTGAATGCCTGATGAGTTGGAAGGGATGATTCGAAAATTACGAGAACGCGGATCCAAGTATGGGCGTATTCCATGGGTGCAGGGCGATGCAGTTGACCGTGGCATCGTATATTATATTGGCTGTGGGCTGAACGGCCAAGAAGTAACTAAGCAGCAAGGTTTGGTCACTGGCAAAAATAGCTCTTTGGCATTGTTCCGTTTTGCCCGAGATCGGAGAGTCTGAAAAGAACAGACCGGCGTAACGAACCTCTGGCTAATTCCGATCATGGTTTAATTGGACCTTTGGCAGTAAAATGCAAAACACTCTTGTTTACAACCAATTATAGATAATGATCCTCGCCTCGAGCTGTCGTCTCACCGTATcatcgacgacgacgtcggaGATTTGTCAGTGGGCGAATTGCAGCCTGTATTTTATGCCTTGCATATACTTGATTGTTTCTCATGTTAAACAAGAGATAACCTCTTACCGGGTGAAAGGAATTACGAATGTCGATGCAGATTTCACAATTCATCGTTTCGAAAGAAAGGGGACCTTAATCGATATCATCAACAACGACAGAATTTCAATGCCTAATACTTCTTCGGATCATGTGCCAATAATTGTCGAACTTGACGCGCCTGTTGACGGTTCGTTggtgtgaaaaattcagaggAAATTATCCGCTCGAGTATCATACGACATttttgaactgaaattttttcggtgTCGCAGTGTATGTACGATAACAGCATTTTAATTATACAACAAAACGGATCTTACAAATTTTAGTCTTAGAAATGCGGAAGGCTTGATTAAGGGGGGACAAGGGTctgagatacaaaaaaaaagcatatttttgtgattttttttacagagtaccttatttattattatttttaaacttattgtaCATTATCAAGCATTATTCTAAGAATATTCTGCTACCTTTTCataaagaaatattgaaaattgaaaaaagtttacatGTGGTAGTCGGGATAACTCATGATTGCTttatctgaaattaaaaaaccaaaGGGATTTCTTTAGTAAATAAGTTTCTCTTGAATTTGAACGAaggaattaacaaaatattcatttttgaatttttggtgaagGTGCAGTCAAAAAACTCTGACTTGCTCTttcgtataattaaaaaataagttgtaattgaaaaaaataaaatcctaCGTTCAAAAACTAGTATTTAGTATGCAAATGAAGTGTGCAAAGTTTAGGCGAAATTGGTccgaaagtttttgaaaacttttgactACCgcatggaaacttttttttgaggtGACTCGGTTCTCACTACTAACACtggctgaattttcaatatttctttatgaaaatatagcaaaatattcttagaataatgcttaataatgtacaataacttttacaaatattaataaataaggtactctgtaaaaaaagatcacaaaaatatgcttttttcTTTGGTATCTCAGACCCTCGTGCTCCCTtaataaatttcgaacttttatACGGCTTAACCCGTAACTATCAAACGACATTGATTTGCAGCGGAGCTTTACTCCGTTTTACGTCATAAGAACGTCGAGGAGATCTCATAACATGACGGTAATAGCAGGACTTTACTGCCTCAAGATATTAATCTCACCTATCGTGTTTCGAGGTGTTACCTCAAACTTACACCACAGggggtatataataatactataaAAATAGTcataatttattgaatcaTCCATAACTTATGAGTAGGTAcacgtaaaatattttgatacgATTTATGATACTCGTTTTCTTAATATGGCtgattattcaatattaataACACTGTCGTATATTactgtgaaattatttaacgTAATTGCGAGTTGATATAGATTGTcataaagttatttttttattagaaatttAGAAGCCGCGGAAGAATTAATACCTGGTAATAGGTGAACAGAGTGCAACAAGGTTTCTTGGCATCTTTGATGCAGTTTACTActagcataaaaaaaagctcAACCATCTAGCATAAGCTAATTTTGGATCGTTCTATATTCTCCAGGAATTTAAAGTGAAGTGTTCTCACGGTCtgatcgaagaagaaaaataaaacgaaacaaatcaaataaataaataaatagaaagtGTGAGATGGATAGCTATCCGTGGTTCCAGACACGTAATATAACTTTATTTATAACGATGAACGTGTCattgatattataaattattccacAACAACGTTAAGACGCATAAGCagaggttgaaaaatgtttttgttcagTTGCGATAAGACGCGatgagtgaaaatttattttcgctGCTGACATTTCGAGGTTGTTTTCAAAACATCCGCAGTCGAAAGCACCTATTCGCATTATTGCGCGAAAACTGAGATTCGTTTCAACATATGAGTTCATTCTGCATTGAAATACTTTCGCTGcggtgttttgaaaaattggtcCTTGATGTTCGCTACTTTGAGTCTCTAATAATTGAGGATAAATAGTATCGTCAGTACACGTCCTTCATAAAACACGAAAGAAGTGCTCACCAGGTGAAtcatattttctataatttttataactatttttaaaaaaaaatttctctccacCACAGCCGACAACTCGAGTGGGTCTAAAAATAATCTATCGAAGTTCAATAGGCCCTAGGCGTACGAAGTAAGTTTTGATAATTCTTGGACCGTGTCCAGAATTGCACCGCGCGCAAAACCGGGTATCAAAGATTCTCGTGACGTCAGATGGATGAGGTAACccgaataacaataaatttactACCGAAATAAAACCGCACGAGACGAGGCGTACAGTTCTTAGTGCTGTAACGATAATCAAAATTTGCTTTATCGCTCAGCCgattaagaaaataaacagtGCTATTCCAAATTCTctgatgaatgaaaatatcctGAGGCTTTGAATGTATCCTCCGAAAGAAGCCATCGATCTTCGTCCCGATTGATCAGCTCTGCGCCGGTTTTGGTCATCTGAAAGGAACACTTGACAGGTGTTACGGCGCAGCGACCTTATACCTTGATTTGGCCGTTAAACGAGCCCCGATTTGGCTGGTGCCAAGGCGCATAAACGAGTCGCCAGCAGCAAAGACAACGAAAGATTATTACGTTGCCATCGATGAGTACATTAAGGACACGATGCGCGTCCAGGGACTTTGAGCTAACTTTAGACATTAGCTGTCGCGTGGCGAAGCGACGAACCAGCAAAACCGCCAAACGGTATCTCGCCCTCTCTTTACTCGCATAAAATAAAGCAGTGTACGAGCCGCCCTCAGTCAGGATGGATAATGGTCTACCTCGATATTGACAGGGCAAAGGTTAGGCGTCGGGTACGCGATGATCAAGTGCGGGGGTTGACATGGAATTACGTAACCTTGTGACGGAAGCCGATGACTCGCGATTTGGAGCATCAACGCCGCCGCGGGTGCCCGAGGATCCGGTTGTGAACCTGATAACAATCGTAAATTATTGTATACTTGATGGTTGTTGTAAATCTTCTGACTCGGTGGGCGTTTTGTATCGAAAAGTATCAGGGAAACGttgaaatatatgaaaaacggCTTTTGATCGACAGTGCCGgtgactgacaatgaaaccCTTGTCCAAGGGAAGTAATTATTGCTGGTCTTCAACAGCAGTAATCGATGCCTAAAAGTCGTGTGGAAAATATCAAGGAGGAATGAAATGCGAGAACCTCTATCGCCTCCAGGTGTCTCAGGACGACTGAACACCCGAACGGTCGTACAGTCGGACACGACATCATCCTCAACTGGATCCGGTGCCCCCTCCAATATGAATAGTCACCGAAACACCAAACGAAAATAGGACGAATAGATAAATCATTCGACCCCACCGGTCCGCCTACAGCCGGACGGCATATCTCCACGAAATCCTATTCGCCTCTGCTAGATTTTCCTGAGCTAAAACGTGTgttgaatattgtaaaaaaatgcagTCGATTATGccaaaataattctttattctcgattatttttcttcccaaGACATGATGTTAAAGACTGATCATTGATTGCCAGTAAAATGGGGCTTCTCATGTCCGTTTTGATTGGCTGCGTTGGAGTTCTTGAACTCCTGGCATGTCTCCGTCACGCTTCGGATGGTTTGACGCCGTCGTTGGGTCCGGCAGCACCTTGCCTGTCATATCACTTGGAAACATCGGAGAAACACAGCTCCGTCAATTCACTATGCACTTACAGCCACAGTCGTGGGGCAGGATTGCCAAGAGGTGTTAGACACAAGTTGGAAAACCTTCATGAGTACAGTATCAAGGTCAAGGGTGAGCTACGCTCCCTAGATCGACACTTTGACGAGAGCACACTCTCCGATTGCAGCACTGGCGACATTTTGGGAAACTCTAGACCGGACTCTAGACTCAGCCTGATCGAATACGAAACCAAAGACGAATGGAATCCCGACTTTCAGCCCTACTACGGAGACCAAAATGATAAGCACGATTGTCGGGAGAGCCATCAAGACAGTTTATCGTATCAAGAGGATCAGGAAATCAATTCGATATTGAAGGATCTGAATCTGATTCCTATTCCAATAACGAAAAAGTACGAAAGAATTCCTACGCCTATtccatttgaaaattcgaatgaaGATGTCTGGAGAAAGTCTAGATCaccttcgtcgtcgtcatctACGTCAAGTGACAGGAAGAACTCGTTTGATGATGATTCGGGGAACGAAGTACCAACAAGGAACTCGATCGATAATTCATCGGTCGCCAGTTACTCCGGACGCTCGTCTTTGGGTGATATCAAGGTGACACGCTCGAGCGTTTTACTCCAAAATTCCGTCAACGATGTGGAAAGTATTTCAAAGCTTTCGTCGGACGTCTTACGGGCCTCGGAAAGCTCGCTGTCTGTCAATGACACTGAAAACTTGTCCAAGTTATCTGATATTTGGAACGCACACGTGGACGAAGATGGAAAGTTGGAGGAAACGAGTGATTATCAGGAAGTTGCGGGTGATGGTTTGAAGACACCGAAGACATCAAAATCTTCGGGGACAACTATCGTGCGAAAGGCAACGCAACTGAAATCCAAAAATGCGGAGACAAGCAAGTCCACGGAGACTTTGAATGCGAGGAAATTTAAGAAAGTCCGAGAACCGGAAAGACGAAAGTCTGACATATCCGTACAGACGATGGACTTCGGTTCCATGTGCGACGAAGCGACGAACACCTCAAGGTCGGAAAGCAGGCAAAGTGTTTCCGTCCACGTTCAAACTAGctttgaagaatatatttcGGAGGATGAAAATGCGGAGGATTACAACGGAATTGCGAAGGGTTTGTCCGAAAGTGGAAGAGACATTTCGGCGAGGGGTAATTCGCGAAAAAAGTCATTTAAACAGAGGAGATTCAACGGGTCAGTTCGGAACTCAAAAGAAGATTGCGTGAACATTGTTTTTATGAAGACGGTTGCACCGTTCGTAGAAAAACCTCGGAATTTAAAACAGCCGATCAGAGTGTCCAGTTTCGAAGATGCCAACGAGGATGACTACGCAAAGGTGAAAAGCTTACTTCTGGAAACGGACAGAAGCGAGAGCAGAAGTCAAGATGGAGACTCAAAGAAGAACTCCAGGAGTTCGAGCGCCCAGAGAAACGACGCAAAACGTCCTTCTACCTTCAAAACGCAATCAGAAATGCTCGATGAACTCATTGATGAAGAGTTCAAAGACGCGGAGGACGGATCCAACCTCCTTGATCCCATAGAATACTCGGTTCCTGATACCGGCTCGGACAAGGCTTTTTgggtaattttatttcaaacccTTCGCGGTGACGTTCGTCTAACACTTCAGGCTAATTAACAGTTTTGAAGAGACCAGGTGTAATTGGTACGCTGGCCCTTTTTCCTGCCGATCGTCCCGT from Diprion similis isolate iyDipSimi1 chromosome 2, iyDipSimi1.1, whole genome shotgun sequence includes the following:
- the LOC124414088 gene encoding uncharacterized protein LOC124414088 isoform X1, with translation MGLLMSVLIGCVGVLELLACLRHASDGLTPSLGPAAPCLSYHLETSEKHSSVNSLCTYSHSRGAGLPRGVRHKLENLHEYSIKVKGELRSLDRHFDESTLSDCSTGDILGNSRPDSRLSLIEYETKDEWNPDFQPYYGDQNDKHDCRESHQDSLSYQEDQEINSILKDLNLIPIPITKKYERIPTPIPFENSNEDVWRKSRSPSSSSSTSSDRKNSFDDDSGNEVPTRNSIDNSSVASYSGRSSLGDIKVTRSSVLLQNSVNDVESISKLSSDVLRASESSLSVNDTENLSKLSDIWNAHVDEDGKLEETSDYQEVAGDGLKTPKTSKSSGTTIVRKATQLKSKNAETSKSTETLNARKFKKVREPERRKSDISVQTMDFGSMCDEATNTSRSESRQSVSVHVQTSFEEYISEDENAEDYNGIAKGLSESGRDISARGNSRKKSFKQRRFNGSVRNSKEDCVNIVFMKTVAPFVEKPRNLKQPIRVSSFEDANEDDYAKVKSLLLETDRSESRSQDGDSKKNSRSSSAQRNDAKRPSTFKTQSEMLDELIDEEFKDAEDGSNLLDPIEYSVPDTGSDKAFWLIFSGEFTRAMNKDWHSGHFCCWQCDESLTGQRYVLRDEHPYCIKCYESVFANGCEECSKIIGIDSKDLSYKDKHWHEACFLCNKCRVSLVDKQFGSKVDKIYCGNCYDAQFASRCDGCGEIFRAGTKKMEYKTRQWHEKCFCCVVCKVPIGTKSFIPREQEIFCSGCYEDKFATRCVKCNKIINTGGVTYKNEPWHRECFTCSNCNTSLAGQRFTSRDEKPYCADCFGEIFAKRCTACTKPITGIGGTRFISFEDRHWHNDCFICAGCKTSLVGRGFITDADDIICPECAKQKLM